DNA sequence from the Butyricimonas faecalis genome:
GGTCGCTAATTGACAGGGGAATTGCCGATTCTTCTAGGATCGGATTACAAGGACATAGTTGGTCCGGTTTCTTGGCGGCTTATCTGGTTACTCGAACGGATATTTTTAAATGTGTGAATATCGGAGCGGCCACCGTAAATTTGACATCTGTCTACACGGCAATTCGGGAGGGAAGCGGACAACCGAATATGTTTATGTTTGAAGATTGGCAGTGTCGTATGGGGGCAACCTTGTGGGATGATTTGGATGGTTATATTGCTAATTCGCCTTTGTTATTTGCCGATAGAATACACACTCCGGCATTGATATTTCATTGTGATCAAGATGAGGCTGTCTCGTTTTATGATGGACGTAATCTTTTTTTAGCCTTAAGGCGGTTGCAACGGCCGGTTTGGATGTTGAATTATATGGGACAAGGACATTTTTTGACCTCCCGTCCGGCTCAGGTTGATTGGACTATTCGTTTGCAGCAGTTCTTTGACCACTATCTAAAGAGTGCTCCGATGCCCCGTTGGATGAAAGAGGGAATTAATATTAATGAGAGAGGGGTGGATCAGAAGTATGATTTGGTAGAATAGGGGGGTGATTTTTAACGTGAGTGCTATATCGTACAAAAGAAAGTAACTAAAAACGGTACACTTAAATCTACCAGCATTCCGTGAACAATGGATATAATTACAAACTCCTTCCCACAAAACTTCGTGATAATAGGGAGTGTGGTATCGGCAGTCGTTGCTCCTCCCACGGATATCGGGGCAAGTTTTCCGAAATAACGCACGAGCAAAGGAGCTGCCAGTAGGGCGATCAATTCTCGTAGAATGTTGGAAACGAGGGCGATTGTACCGAGTTCTGCTCCTTTGTACTGAGTGATGAAAATGGTTGAGAGAGAATAATATCCGAATCCGGAACCTACGGCGAGGCAGTCGGTTAGACTTTTGCCGCTTAAGGCAAGACTGATTAAAGCGGAGCCGGCTAGAGTTCCAATGATTGTTGCCAATGGAACCAAGATAATTTTGAAGTTTTGATGTTTTAAGGCTTCCAATGCTTTTTTATCGCTTCCGATGCTGATGCCGACAAAAAACATGAGAGCATATAAGGCATAAAGGGTAGGGGCTTCGGCGGTTAACAGAGAAGGAACATGCACGAATCTGCCTATTAGGACGCCTGCAATAAAGAAAGAGACAATGATGATACTACCTTTCATGGATGCAATTATTTCGTGGACATGAAGAAAAAACGATATACTCCCCAAGCGCACAACACGCTTCCCGCGATGGCAGCTAGAGTAATAAGTAGAGCTTCTAATCCGATAGAGTCTAGATGATTCATTACCTCCCCGTTAGCTCCAACCGTGATGCCTAGAAGAAAGAGGAGGAGAA
Encoded proteins:
- a CDS encoding lysine exporter LysO family protein, coding for MKGSIIIVSFFIAGVLIGRFVHVPSLLTAEAPTLYALYALMFFVGISIGSDKKALEALKHQNFKIILVPLATIIGTLAGSALISLALSGKSLTDCLAVGSGFGYYSLSTIFITQYKGAELGTIALVSNILRELIALLAAPLLVRYFGKLAPISVGGATTADTTLPIITKFCGKEFVIISIVHGMLVDLSVPFLVTFFCTI
- a CDS encoding LysO family transporter; its protein translation is MITVISLMVCGVILGYAFKEKNLKFVQKLINYAIFLLLFLLGITVGANGEVMNHLDSIGLEALLITLAAIAGSVLCAWGVYRFFFMSTK